The Telopea speciosissima isolate NSW1024214 ecotype Mountain lineage chromosome 11, Tspe_v1, whole genome shotgun sequence genome includes the window tttatcctcaaagaatatagcatccctagattctatcaccacattggttgatagatccaaaaaccggtctgcagcactgtcttctgcacaacctagatatacacaagtgtttgttctagttcccaccttaggtctcctagggtcttgtatcctaataTAAGCTATACAatcccaaaccttaagagtgtcatatctacagggatgattatgtcatagttcataaggtgtagaagtcagttttgaatgtggtagtctatttagaatgtgatttgcagtcaacactgcttctccccaatagcaagagggcataccagctgtcaataacatggagtttaacatctctgttaacgtcctattctttctttcagctatgccatttgattgaggtgagtaaggagtagtagtttcaaggattatgcctgcagaggcacagaattccttgaactctgtcaatttgtattctcctcccctatcacttctaaatcttttaattttcaagttcaattgattttctaccctattcttgaaaattttaaatttttcaaaagcttcatctttagattttaacaggtataaaagACAATATCTAgcaaaatcgtctataaatgttatcaaatacttccgacctcctctagttgtgtagcttttaaagtcacaaatgtcagaatgtataagttcaagaagttgagtacTCCTAGAAACTGATCTgaacggttttctagttattttagtttgagcacacacttcacatctgttaaatctaattgaagtgtctaatggtaaattatgagttttagctagtttgagcattttcctatagttcacatgtcctaatctacaatgtagtattttgggatcaagtgaattatggttaacctggtttattgtctcattagctaaactcaacctaaacataccattcaaattataagcacatccaaaataaaaggagttaacagacaatgttactctaccactactaaaagtaatagacatgccagcatcaagcaaaattccaatggaaattaaattcttttcaaaatcaggaaagattttaacatttttcaaagttaatattttacctgatgatagaaccaggttcgttgtcccttgttgagccactttcacgacgtctccatttgcaacagtgatagtctctgctacttgaacaacatcagtgagcaggtccttgctattgcaaacatgataagtcgctccagagtctaaccaccaatctgaagatgtattggccaaccccttacccttgccaatcatggcaacaaagttagtaggctcagtcttgtccaccagcatgtgaacttccttctgtggtgtgtcagtgtttcctttcttaggacctctacactcagatgcatagtgaccccactttccacagttacggcacttgcccctctttttaaaattagtctttttggcctccaactgttggggttctttcttaggtggcttggactgcctaggatatttcttgggttgtgaaaccaaattggcagatgcctgttgttgtttcaccatctccaagttattcctggctctgttctcatcttcgattctaatgaaccatttgagatcatccagccccacttgtgttttctttctgtgcatctcagttttaaaggaatgccaggtagagggtaacttaaaaataattgcacccactaagaatgcatcaacaacagggatgttttcttggttcaattttgttctcaagttctcaaagtctgttacttgtgaaagtatctccttatcttcttgaaacttgaagtccataaacttgtcaaccaagtgagtttttgataggtcctcctcctttttgaattggacttctaggttttcccaaatctcttttgcagacttatatttactataggtctctgccagcctatctgacaggcagttcaacaggtagtctttgcaaaaatcttcatcacttatccattgggcttcaattaggtccgtacaatcagaaaaagtatttactacagtgtagaaaatattgaggtacttcagtccaaactgagtcttcattttccaagaactgaactcagagccactaaaactttccaatttgatcatctcaattggaacagcatgTTTGTCCATTgttatgtgatttgtttatatgcccaagtaaaaaaaaaattcaaataaaaataaatactttaaggaacaatcacacctgatATGAAGGACCCTGGATTTAAGCGGCGAAGGAAAAGATGATGGCAGTGCAGCGGCGTCAACACTCGTAACGTACACGTTAGTACTGGCTGCTGATAGATATTGGCCGTACCCAATAAGATTtgataaatcaaatcaaaagtatcttcttttttttttttttcaaaacatcaACACTATTCATTGAAGAGATGGCTCACTGCCTCTCTGTCAACGTGATTtgaccctccttcttcttcttcttctcttttttttttttttttttttttttttaagaatcaaATCGAAGAAGTAGAAAACAGCTTTGGAAACCACGTTCTGCAGATTTTCCTTTTGCCTTTTTGAATCAGCCAAAAGGTGATGATGTAAGCATCTATTGAATTCTTTAATCAAAGAAAACAACACCTCAGGTAAAAACTCCCTGACAACCTGCAAACCCCTTTAATGAATtctacagatttttttttttcaattgtctTCTAAGATCGATCAATACCACCACGAAGACGATTGGAGTAAAAACCACCGAAGATCAATTGGAGAAAAATCACCGAAGCACGTTGATCTCTCAAAACCGATTGCAAAAGACTGATCGCAGAAATCAATCAACTAACTAGAATCGATCAGAGAGAAAACCAAAGCCGAATGAGAATCTgtaaaaccaaaaccgatcTTGATTGCAGGAAAACGAAaatctaatgctttaagattgttagggttagggttttaagcacaaggttgcttaaagcattataccctgagtatctagtttggaatacccagactgctgcctccagctagtatatatagggaaactagggtttaggtcagatggcctaattactagattgcccctcacagcctgggcattaacacaaataggattatattagaacatatgaagggatattacataaatacccttacatctCCCTCTCCCGCTCTCCTCCCCACACCTCCTCCTTCCCTTGCAAAGCCACCCCACCATGTTCCCCCTTAATAAATCATTCAATAAAACGGAAAAAACCAGACAGCTAGGAATATAATAAATTAAGAAACcacaatctctttctctctctctttacagATTTAGTTTCCTTCCCTGGGAAGGTGCCTTTATTGAAATCATGGTTTCTATTTGTGAAGTTTTAAAGCCAACTGACCCTTCTAAACGCATCCTTTCGGAGTCAAGGGAAGTCTGTGTTTTGGGTTCAAATTTTCGACCATTGAAAATCAAGAATCACAGTGTTGTGATTAAGTTTTCGAAACTGATGGATGTCACAATCACAGCTTCAAAGTCATCATTCAAATCATCAGCAAGAGATAATCCTCCCTCCCCcaattacaaaaaaaaggggaatatCTTATCGAAATTTTTTCTAGCTAGTAGAGGATGAGATCTTCCCTTGTTAAGGCAAGAATATATAAGCAAATCTTTAACAACTCTCTAATGCCTTAAAGAAATTAAGAGGAAGACCTATAAACACTAATCATCAAAATTTCATTACTATGGGCGAAATTTACAGAGGAAACGATTCATTTAAAGTATAGTGGGGCGAGTTtgcaggggagggagggggtggcagtggtggtggaggtggtggtgaggGGCAGATTTCAGAGAGGAAGATGGGGTGATGTTTCAAGGAGGGAGTTCGGTCGTGTTCCTTTattagaggaggaagagggtgaGAAGCAgaatgagggagagagaaagaaaaagttgggggtattttaggttattcCTTTAGCTATTTTTACTCATGAaaatttggtaaatctttttaaaattgtAACTTGTGTTTGTGGAACATAATTTATAGTTACCatttttgtaaatcttttttaaatttagTAGATCTAAAAAATTCCCCCTTTACTTAATCATCAATGGACTCCAAGCCAGGTTATCATGATGGCTGAAAAGGCTTTCCAGGAGTTTTCTTTAGCTTCCGACGCCGCCTTCTTTGTCTGTTGGGTCTTCTATGCAGAAGattgcttcccccccccccctcttggttCCCTCCTTCTGATCCGTTTCTTAAGTCAACTATGATGCTGCTTGGGCAAAAAATTCACAAAAGGGAGGTTTAGGTGTGATTATTAGAGATCAATTGGGGATGATCTGTTCGGCGTTCCCTGCCGGTTTTGTTTGCGACTCTAGTTTTTGTGCTGAAGCTATTGCCATCAGGGCGGGTCTCCTTCATGTGGCGAAGCAGAATTTCTCACATATTCTGGTTGAATCGACTACTCCACCTTGATTACCCAGATAAACTCTGGGTGCTTTGATCTCGATGTTAGTTGCATTGGTTTTCATATCCTCCAACTTCAGAaatcttttgtttcttgctcctttAGCTTTATTCCAAGGTTTGCCAATTCCGTGACAGATTCCTTGGCCTGGTCGGCCCTTTCAGTTGAGTCCCCGATTGATTGGCCTCTTACCTCTCAGTGGCTTCAATCTGTGCTTGAAAGATGTCACTGCTTGTAATGGCTATTTCTTTGAATGAAttttctttctaccaaaaaaaaagttatagcTTATTTCCATTTTACGATGTTACAAGTGTTTTTGAAACTAAGTTACTTTTTGAATTAAAGAACTCATATGCTCAGCATGGACTAGGATCTCTTTTTGTGATTTTAGTGTGTGAAGAACGGATCTTATAGTGCTTTTGTTTTAGTCTATTTTGAATGACACGTAGATAATATCGTTGGGTGATGTTTTGAATAATAACTTGGGTCTTGGTAAATTAAGTTGTGAAACTTCAAATAAGTTGTTGGAAATGGAGTGTTGATCTTAGAACCACTATAGGACGTAAAGAGGTGGATTACCCTTCCCATTTTGGTCgataaagaaacaagaaaaaagagaaatattgTAGGGGTTTGTCTTAATAGTGGAAGCCTGCCTCGTCTCAATTAAGATATATTTTAGGGATAATAAATACGACTCCTCAAAGAGGTAGTCGTTAGAACCACTTCCTTTTCCTAATGAATTGCAAATCCTACTTCTACAGCCCATGATACTCACCTTCTAACCtcccaatacatgataagtaCTAACCCACCAATGCATAATAAGTACTAACACAATAACTAATTCATACAAATTCTGCCACGCCATATGGAGCCACGTAACAATGTTTGGGTATGAATAGCTTAAATAAGaccaaataaaatcctaattagGTGTATTGTGCTGACGATTGCGTAGCAAGtaaggatgtaaacagatcggattcagCTCGAATTTGAATCTTAAACAGATTACCGAATGACCTATCCATATCCGATCCAATATCTGACGgatttttaaaaactaataaaatatttgaattcGGGAGTCGATTGAATATCCGAATATTGTCCGATCCGATAAACTATTCGAAACGAATCTGACCTATATTGGTTACCGATTTCCGACTCCGATTACCAAAATATTCTTATAAAAATGCTTATAATAaagataatataataatatatcttTTTACAAAATATTAATATCCGAATCTGAATCCAATTATCTTCCGGACGGAATCGGATATTTTTTGGAATCCAAAATTCCAGATTCGAAAACTCCTAAATAGATTCAAAcacgaattttcgactatccatttacatccctactagcAAGGATCTTGTACCGAGTAAACAATTGTTGAGGGGATGGTGGATGAGGATGTCTCAAACATTTTCCTTCGAATCCAGCCAGACCCTATTGATTAAAATGTTCACATGAAAGTCAGTTAAggcaaaaatggaaaaaaaataagtgCAAATGACAATTGTCATGCAGATACCaccataaaaatgaaaagatggACAGAAATTTCTCAAATGTTAAGAGGAGGTGCTGTTATATCATAGGAAAGAAAGGTTATAACTTGAAGTTGGTGTAAGCTTCCCCTTCACACAGTTCGAAAcactccttattcttcttccacATCATAATACCAAAGTTATTGATTGTCTCAGCTCATGAGACTCCAAAGATTAGAGAAGACAAACAAATTTCTATTCCTTTCCCTCTGATATTTGATTTTATCAGTAGAGAGATCAAGAGCAGGTATAGCTTGTTGCTGCTCACTTACATCTCATTTGTGTTTTCATATATTTAAATATCCTTTGCAGCTGTCTTAAGATCCACAGGAACTTTGTACTAAATGGCCTAATTCATGAGAATATAGCTCTGCTTTGATCTCTGTAATACCCATCAGAAAATCAAGGTTCCAATAAGTTTTGTGCTGATTCTACAGTTACCTGCTAGCTCCTGAGCTAAAGTGCCCAACTCTGTGATTTTGAAGTTTTCACTAGCATCTTGTGAAATCAATTCAGCTTGCTCGATCTCATGTTGTGATTTTTATCACTAGTCAGTAACAAGCAGATTGGCAGGAACATAGAGCTAGAATCTGCTAGTGGACAATGAAAACCTACCTGAGGATTCTAGTTATAGGATTGAATTCACTAGTTTCTGCTAGACATAGATGACATGTGAAGACACTTATGCGCAGTATCTAAAAGACTACCTGAAAGAGGGTAACCATTTCAGATTATAAAACTAGAAACAGGGGATGGTGTGAAACAAATCGTTCATGCGTAGTTAGTTTTACAATTGAGTCTCTTTTTTTCAAGCCCTTCTCTTTGAATCTGGATATGACTCAATGGATATAATGTTGAGTATATTAAAGAATTAATCAGTAGAAGAAAACTAGATTTTCATAAAAGATATCTTTGGCTAAGGAGCTATACCCTGTCAATGTTGAAATTACTAGCAAGTTGACATCAGTTATAGTAGTCTTCAGGAGTTGAAGCaattctgcaagttgaagagtgaAAAAAGCCATAACCAAATTCAACCTAACATGCTCCTCTTACTGCTAACCAATAATTGTTTGATCTTCTACTGGTTGTACAATCTGAAAGCTCATCTGAGGTTCCAAGACTTAGCAGAAGTTTCTCAATAGCTTAGTGTATATAATCTCAACGCCCAAGAACATTGCAATAACAACATCCCAGGCTCTTGCATAACCTTATCCAAGAGAAAAGgcaatgaaatggagaagttgaTGGTTGGCTCAAGGTCTTGAACTTTAGTCCATATATTTTAGATGGTTATGGTCCTTCATGTTTTCTCCAGCATTTCTCCCAGTTGGAACCTAAGAAGTGAAGGTATATGATTATTCTAAGTCACCTGGTCTATCTCGGTGCAAGTCCACACCGTGGAATGAACTTGTGTCTTCAACCCATGCACagtgcagatttagggttagtgAAATTGGCAAATGCTAGTATCACCTAGTTGAGTTTTAATTTCTGTCTTTGCTGAAATCAAGTACCAGAGGAATGACTGCATTATGAATTTAGCTGTGAATAATTATCTGTACTCAAatgtaagtttttttttgttttgttttgttttttggtttagttttagtttttttttggggtgcttAATATCATTTGTAATTAAGGTAATGGCAAGAAAACACAAGAGAAGCATAAAAATGTTTTTAGTCATACAATTAAACCATGAGAAGGTGGTTGAAGGATCAAGATGTAGTCTGTACAGAAAACAACTTCCACGAACAGCTTAATGCATTTAAGGTTGATTGATAGAGCTCTCTTCAGACTTCAAGTAGAAAACAATGACATGAACCAAGCTTTCACCAGCCATATAGATGCCTCACTTTCCcattggatcaaacaccgatgCAAAATTGCCAAAAGATATGATAAAAAATGACAACATATAAACTACTGCTAGATTCACCATACGACTCCTAAGACAAGCATACATTTATTGAAAGGAATATTTCCGTGATTTACCACCAATATATAGAGAATATTCAACTGGAACTTTGCTCTAGCACAAATACACTTTTTTCAATGATCACTTGCCTCGCCGTGGCTGCCTCTAGGTTGACTTGTTGGTCTTCTGCTTTGTTTGCTTAGGGTGTAGTTCTTGTTTGGGCTGTTGCCTTTTGTTTTGCTAGCCCTTGCCGCTTTGGCAGGTCTTGTATTTGGTTCGCGCttgttcccctccccccccccccccctttttctttcctttgctaatgaaattatttattcatccaaaaataaaaaaatttgcaagTTTTCATAATTTCACATGTTAGATTCCAAAATTAGGATGGTGACACCAAAGCAGCAGAACAATGTCAACTAAGCAAGATGCATACATTCAATGGAAGCTGAACCAACACAGAACTTGGACTTGACTGATCAAACCaaaacatgcacataacaaaagATGCATAAGATCTAATTCTGTTTGCATTTTATTTGCCTCTTCACTTCGCTTGAAAGGGTTTGAAAAAAGCAAGCCTACCATGCACAATGCAACCAGATGAGAAGTGACATGGAAGGGATGAGGATGTTTAGTGAATTGCACACAAACACTTTATATCGGATTGGGTAACTAGCCGAAATAAATATGAAATTCCCAATTGTGAGCAAACCCAGGTTGAtccttaaattttattttggaatttCCAATTCATGGATGCACAAACCCATATCGATTTTTTCCTCCTCTGCATTCATATTGTGTTAACAAATGCTATCTTATACTGCTTATAGTCATGGAGCTCCATCAAAGTATCAATTACTTAATCATCCATATATCATTTGACATTTGGGTCAAATTATCTAAGGAATGACTTCCTATCTGCTACAAGCAATTACAATATTGTGTCACATTCAACATTCTATAAACAGGAAACGAAATTCATCATAGTagaaaaacttaaaaagaaTCAGATCTCTTTTATACAGAACAAATATGTGCAAAACAATGGCcgtaatgggaaaaaaaaaaaaagaattatccAATACACacaacaatgaaaaaaaaaatacaggatTCTAATCCAACCCCGGAAAGGGAAGTACGGAATATTAAAGAACAGAGAAGCATAAAAGGAACAAAGTGTACATCAATTCTGTCATATTTCTCAAATCAGAAGACGCCGAACAAGACCGAAAACCCTAGAACGATGAGCCACACAATGTGAACCAAAAGAAGAGCCTGCCCAGAGACGGGACCGCTACCGCCATTCCCGACAtcgcaaaaccctaatttcgcAACACGGGTACCTGCGCACAGAGCATCTGCGCAGCCACACCAATAGGTAATTCCATCGACGCCACAGACGGGATCGGTTCGAAAGCAGTTGACAGGGCAGATGGATGGTTGAGACGTTGCAGCGCAGACATCAACGATGGTTTCAGAAGGTAAGCGAAGAGCTGACGATGAATCGGATTGAGAGCGAATTGGAACCAGGTAGAGGGAGAGGAGAGTGAAGAAGAGGCAGAACGAGAGGAGATCGAAGTTGGGCATGGTTCAGGCAAGCTTAGCTTTTGAGCAGAAGCTCGCCTTCACCTGAAGAGAGATTGTTGGGAAACCCTTGAACCTGAAAGCAGGGGAGAGATGAAGGAAGGAATGCGAAAAAGGTTACTTTGATCAAGCAAAGAGATGGAATCTCTGGTGGGTCGGTCGTCGGTTcggagaaaggaaagaaggaaggaatggAAAAGGGGGTTGGGTAGTTGAACGGTTTCTGGTTTATTTTGGAGAATGAGACTTTTGAACTAGCGAAATGATTCTAATACAGCGGCGCACATGTGGAAATGTTTCTTATACAGCTCGCTAAGAAGGCAAACACGGTGTACACTATTAGACATATTCTAGGGAAAAAGTGGAATACGGTAATGACTCAAAAATTGAACAAACGGTCAACTATTTGATATTTCCAggataccaaaaaataaataaataaagggaaaatatcacgtacctcccctgagatatgacttatgtacactttcactcgtgaggtttgggaaattccACGTACCTCCTCTGCTTTTCAAACTAAGTAACATAAAGGCCCACTCTGTTAACTGAGGGCATTAAATGttaaagttttattttgattgaccaaaatgcccttattaaACGTTAAAGTTTTAtcccttatttctttattaCTTTCTCTGTTGAGCTCCATTCTTCACAACGGACCAAAATTCGCCGCTGCTACACCACCTAGGGCACCACCATTGATGGTGAGCTTCTTGCCACCGAGCTTAAACAACATACTCTTTTTGTCGCTGCTACTACACCTTCGAGGAAAGCCTGGATTCAACCTGGATTTGTGCCCTTTGAAGGAATCGCGTTAGTCACTTGCAACTCGTTCCTCTATTTGGAACTTGCAACTTCAGTCGGTTTGGCACCTCCAACTCATCCCTACTTCAACTCATCCCTACTTGCAATCTCACTAGGTTTGGCACCTCCAACTCATACCCACCTACAACTCCCAATTTTTGTTTGGTAATTGCAACTCATAAAATCTCGATTTGGCTGCAGCAACTCCTTCCAACTTCGGTTTGGCACCTGCAAATTGAAAGGATTTTGGCTGTAAGTATTTCAACCAATTTGTGATATTTCACTTGAATTGAAATAGGGTTTGTGTAGATCCATATTAACTGTGAATAAACATCTCTGATTAATGCCTTATAGTGTTAGGAAAAGGGTTGTGGTTCTTTTAAACCATCATTCTAAATTAAATGAACAAATACAGTCATGAGTTAAGTTGCTTATTAATCCCTTGCATTATTATTGATATGAGTACTTGACCAATTAGCTAGCTAGAGAGAATCCAAACAACTTGCCCCAAGATGACAAAACCCATCTTGTATATTTGTAAGCAATGTTCGGTTCTAGAAAAAAGCCCCTAATATTCTGGAAAAGGTAAACTATTTTATTATGGCCCCCATTGATGTTCATTTGCTTTATACCCCTGCTCCCAAAACTTGCAGAAAATATTTAGTGCTTCTTGTGTACAGCAATTTGAGTTATACCCAATGATCAATTCAAGGTACTTGAAGTTTGAAATTGGTATTTTTTTGCGGGTAAGATGTCCGCTACAGTGTGAATGAGAGCAATTCAAGGTACTTGAGGTTTGAAAACAAGCAGTGTTTTTGTAGAAAAAGAACTGCTGTGAGGATCTCAAACTCGACAGCCAACCCGAATAGGCTTTATTACAACTGTGCAGACAAAAACAAGGGTGGCTACAACTTCTTCCAATGGTATACTAACATGGATGAACCAAGAGTGACCAACACCAATGATGCACCAAATATTGTGGCTGAAAATTGTCTAGAAGACAATTAGAGGAGGGAACAACAGAGGAAGGAAGAGTTACGTAGCCTGAAGACTAGAGTGAAGGCCCTGGAAAAATCAAATGCTTAAATGAAAACAATATGTCTAATAATGGTTGTTTTgtttgtcttcaatttggttgtaattgtTGTGAAGAAGCGATGTATGTTTGGGAAGGGGAGTGGACAATTTTATGTTAAAACTTTATGGTGAAGTAGAATGGAATGTGAAACTTGCGCACTATGCTTCCAATGCTATGATGGAAAAAGATTTTGGCCCCATTGTACTAGAAGATCAATGTTTGGCTGATtacatttctgtttttttttggttaatttccATAAATTTA containing:
- the LOC122646340 gene encoding uncharacterized protein LOC122646340 → MPNFDLLSFCLFFTLLSLYLVPIRSQSDSSSALRLPSETIVDVCAATSQPSICPVNCFRTDPVCGVDGITYWCGCADALCAGTRVAKLGFCDVGNGGSGPVSGQALLLVHIVWLIVLGFSVLFGVF